In a single window of the Thermus amyloliquefaciens genome:
- the tdh gene encoding L-threonine 3-dehydrogenase, translating into MRALAKLAPEEGLTLVERPVPEPGPGEILVRVEAASICGTDLHIWRWDAWARGRVRPPVVTGHEFSGVVEAVGPGVRRPEVGDHVSLESHIVCHACPACRTGNYHVCLNTQILGVDRDGGFAEYVVVPAENAWVNPRELPFEVGAILEPFGNAVHTVYAGSGVSGKSVLITGAGSIGLMAAMVARASGAGPILVSDPNPYRLAFAQPYADRLVNPLEEDLLQVVREVTGSGVEVLLEFSGNEVAIHQGLKALIPGGEARILGIPSDPIRFDLAGELVMRGITAYGIAGRRLWQTWMQGTALVYSGRVDLRPLITHRLPLSRYQEAFALLASGQGVKVILDPKA; encoded by the coding sequence ATGCGCGCACTGGCCAAGCTGGCCCCGGAAGAGGGCCTAACCCTAGTGGAACGCCCGGTGCCCGAGCCGGGCCCGGGGGAGATCCTGGTGCGGGTGGAGGCCGCCAGCATCTGCGGCACCGACCTCCACATCTGGAGGTGGGACGCCTGGGCCCGGGGCAGGGTCCGCCCCCCGGTGGTCACCGGGCACGAGTTCAGCGGGGTGGTGGAGGCCGTGGGGCCTGGGGTCCGGCGGCCCGAGGTGGGGGACCACGTGAGCCTGGAGAGCCACATCGTCTGCCACGCCTGCCCCGCCTGCCGCACGGGCAACTACCACGTTTGCCTGAACACCCAGATCCTGGGCGTGGACCGGGACGGGGGCTTTGCCGAGTACGTGGTGGTGCCCGCGGAGAACGCCTGGGTGAACCCCCGGGAACTCCCCTTTGAGGTGGGGGCCATCCTGGAGCCCTTCGGCAACGCGGTGCACACGGTGTACGCGGGAAGCGGGGTTTCGGGCAAGAGCGTCCTGATCACCGGGGCGGGGTCCATCGGCCTCATGGCGGCCATGGTGGCCCGGGCCAGCGGGGCGGGGCCCATCCTGGTCTCCGACCCCAACCCCTACCGCCTGGCCTTCGCCCAACCCTACGCCGACCGGCTCGTGAACCCCCTGGAGGAAGACCTCCTCCAGGTGGTGCGGGAGGTCACGGGGAGCGGGGTGGAGGTGCTTTTGGAGTTTTCCGGGAATGAGGTTGCCATCCACCAGGGCCTCAAGGCCCTCATCCCCGGGGGGGAGGCGAGGATCTTGGGCATCCCCTCGGACCCCATCCGCTTTGACCTGGCCGGGGAGCTGGTCATGCGGGGGATTACCGCCTACGGCATCGCGGGCAGAAGGCTTTGGCAGACCTGGATGCAGGGCACCGCCCTGGTCTACTCGGGCCGGGTGGACCTCAGGCCCCTCATCACCCACCGCCTCCCCTTAAGCCGTTACCAGGAAGCCTTTGCCCTTTTGGCCTCGGGGCAAGGGGTGAAGGTGATCCTGGACCCCAAGGCCTGA